A stretch of Telopea speciosissima isolate NSW1024214 ecotype Mountain lineage chromosome 11, Tspe_v1, whole genome shotgun sequence DNA encodes these proteins:
- the LOC122645360 gene encoding putative disease resistance protein RGA3: MVDALVSTVIQQLATIIQMEVDQEVRLVVGMRKDVEKLSHTFMKIRAVLKDAEKRQIMDDSVRQIVHQGVVVDDDDDDAHMKVCPSNLFSPYFCFKQIGLRRDIGHRIKEINERVDDIANLQEKFRFNGETAKNEIIDEPIGSLESSSLVDVSEVFGRDSDENFIVSKLLSKGSSSSTTQQGEEIMVSDHHHHHQVPMIISTVGMAGMGKTTLAQLAFSDDRVENHFNKRMWVHVSQPFDRVKVTLRIIEEIGGGDANNIVTTTTTTHVGHHHDNAWESLHRQLTSSVEGKNFLLVLDDVWNEDRNLWDPFWLSLKCGSPGSRVIVTTRNENVAIMMGTVYVHRLEILSDENCWSVLRHYAAVAGRQEEEEERDQLKEIGMELAKKCKGLPLSAKTLGSLLRFKKSKQDWQDVLESDVWTVVSTADPKAILPTLLLSYSFPKILVKREWIAQGFLSDDSIAAASSRGDLDKVADEYFNNLVVRSLFQKDIQSKKGRSYIMHDLVHDFAKSLVENECFTFTAEDTINVQEPSCSRARHLSLVVVVEEKCMNIPSFTYKAKSLRTLTIYGGQIPRVSFDLFLRLTCLRTLDLADSYLEELPKEIGKLIHLRNLNLSTARFRELPKSVTSLYNLQILVLQECSNLCKLPEGIGGLVNLIDLDLSEWNVANYVTYRKELGD; encoded by the exons ATGGTTGATGCTCTTGTTTCCACTGTCATCCAGCAATTGGCTACTATCATTCAGATGGAGGTCGACCAAGAGGTACGACTGGTCGTGGGTATGAGAAAGGACGTCGAGAAGCTCTCCCATACTTTTATGAAAATCCGAGCTGTGCTCAAAGATGCTGAAAAGAGGCAAATCATGGATGATTCAGTGCGG CAAATAGTTCATCAGGgagttgttgttgatgatgatgatgatgatgctcaCATGAAGGTATGCCCCAGCAACTTGTTTTCTCCTTACTTTTGCTTCAAGCAAATTGGTTTGCGCCGTGACATTGGTCACAGGATAAAAGAGATAAATGAAAGAGTAGATGACATTGCTAATTTGCAAGAGAAATTTCGTTTTAATGGTGAAACTGCTAAAAATGAAATAATAGATGAGCCAATAGGGAGTCTAGAAAGTAGCTCCCTTGTTGATGTCTCAGAAGTATTTGGTCGCGACAGTGATGAAAATTTCATAGTAAGCAAGTTGCTAAGCAAGGGCAGCAGTAGTAGTACTACTCAACAAGGAGAAGAAATTATGGTTtctgatcatcatcatcatcatcaagtccCCATGATAATCTCCACTGTGGGGATGGCCGGTATGGGCAAAACCACACTTGCCCAACTGGCCTTCAGCGATGATAGGGTGGAAAACCATTTCAATAAGAGAATGTGGGTACATGTCTCCCAACCTTTTGATAGAGTGAAGGTTACCCTGCGTATTATTGAAGAAATCGGTGGTGGTGATGCAAACAACAttgtcaccaccaccaccaccacccatgTTGGTCATCATCACGATAATGCATGGGAATCATTACATCGTCAACTCACTAGTTCTGTTGAAGGAAAGAATTTCCTACTTGTGTTAGACGATGTGTGGAATGAGGATCGTAATTTGTGGGATCCATTCTGGCTTTCTCTCAAATGCGGTTCTCCAGGAAGTAGAGTTATCGTTACAACCCGCAATGAGAATGTTGCAATCATGATGGGTACGGTGTATGTTCATAGATTAGAAATATTGTCTGATGAAAACTGTTGGTCAGTGTTGAGACATTATGCTGCCGTTGCTGggaggcaagaagaagaagaagagcgaGACCAGTTGAAAGAAATTGGCATGGAACTCGCAAAGAAGTGTAAGGGATTGCCTCTTTCGGCGAAGACTTTAGGAAGTCTTTTGCGCTTCAAAAAGTCAAAACAGGATTGGCAAGATGTGTTGGAAAGTGATGTCTGGACGGTTGTATCAACTGCTGATCCTAAAGCAATATTGCCGACTCTATTGCTAA GTTACAGCTTTCCCAAAATACTTGTAAAAAGAGAATGGATCGCACAAGGCTTTCTTAGTGATGACAGTATAGCAGCAGCAAGCAGCAGGGGAGATTTGGATAAAGTCGCTGACGAATACTTCAATAATTTGGTCGTACGCTCCCTTTTTCAGAAAGACATTCAATCTAAGAAAGGTAGAAGTTACATAATGCATGATCTTGTCCACGATTTTGCAAAATCCCTTGTAGAGAACGAATGCTTCACTTTTACAGCTGAAGATACCATTAATGTTCAGGAACCCAGCTGTAGTAGAGCCCGCCATTTATCTcttgtagtagtagtagaagagaAATGTATGAATATTCCTTCTTTCACTTACAAGGCAAAGAGTCTACGCACTCTTACAATCTATGGAGGACAGATTCCTAGAgtttcttttgatttatttcttcGTTTAACATGTCTGAGGACACTAGATTTGGCTGATAGTTACCTTGAAGAGCTACCAAAGGAGATTGGAAAGTTGATACATCTAAGGAACCTTAACTTGTCCACGGCAAGGTTTAGAGAACTACCTAAATCAGTGACTAGTCTTTACAATTTGCAGATATTAGTGCTTCAAGAATGCAGTAATCTTTGTAAACTACCTGAAGGGATTGGGGGATTGGTCAATTTGATAGATCTTGATCTGTCAGAATGGAATGTCGCCAACTATGTTACTTACCGGAAGGAATTGGGAGATTAG
- the LOC122646620 gene encoding putative disease resistance protein RGA3 has product MEDVLESLQPHPNLEKLIIRGYPGVLFPNWMLSSSHATFMNFSNLVYLELRGCRKCKQLPPTLGKLPSLETLVIGGMAKVKFMGVEFFGINDDGATRSSDGGVVVDTTIIFPKLKVFHLSNMSNLEEWDMRIHKQDRKEFIFMPCLQYLFLLLLPKLRLFPQHLTQATTLMKLFIWDCPKLTWMQLPSPSSSSSHNLPPFLQVEELILKEDAGSFSKALVRNNHVFLPKLKLLRVRLSPYSSLPKGLGKLTSLESLDIRTCSKIKSIPEEVGELQHLTALQELRIMRCPALRRRCQKEIGEDWNKISHIPNIFIDDKKIK; this is encoded by the coding sequence ATGGAGGATGTGTTGGAAAGTCTCCAACCACATCCAAACCTTGAGAAACTAATAATTAGGGGCTATCCTGGTGTTTTGTTCCCCAATTGGATGTTGAGTAGTAGTCATGCAACCTTCATGAATTTCTCCAATCTGGTTTACTTGGAACTGCGTGGGTGCAGGAAGTGTAAGCAATTGCCTCCGACTCTAGGGAAATTACCATCCCTTGAAACCCTTGTAATAGGTGGCATGGCTAAGGTGAAATTTATGGGTGTTGAGTTTTTTGGAATCAATGATGATGGTGCTACAAGAAGTAGTGATGGAGGAGTGGTGGTTgacacaacaattatattccCAAAGTTGAAAGTATTTCACTTGTCGAATATGTCGAATTTGGAGGAGTGGGACATGAGAATACATAAACAAGATCGGAAAGAGTTCATCTTTATGCCGTGTCTCCagtatctctttcttttattattgcCCAAGTTAAGGTTGTTTCCACAGCACCTTACCCAAGCTACAACCTTGATGAAATTGTTCATATGGGACTGTCCAAAGTTGACTTGGATGCAGTTGCCATCtccatcctcatcatcatcccataatcttcctccttttctacaAGTTGAGGAGTTGATTTTAAAGGAAGACGCAGGTTCATTTTCAAAGGCATTAGTACGAAACAACCACGTTTTTCTCCCTAAGCTCAAGTTGCTGCGTGTGAGACTATCACCTTACTCTTCGTTACCTAAAGGCTTAGGGAAACTCACATCACTTGAGAGTCTGGATATCCGAACCTGTTCTAAGATCAAGTCAATACCTGAGGAGGTGGGGGAGTTGCAACATCTCACCGCACTCCAGGAGTTGAGGATCATGAGGTGTCCTGCCTTGAGACGACGTTGCCAAAAGGAGATTGGAGAAGATTGGAACAAGATATCCCACATCCCAAACATCTTCATCGATGACAAGAAGATCAAATGA